Proteins encoded within one genomic window of Candidatus Krumholzibacteriota bacterium:
- the secE gene encoding preprotein translocase subunit SecE, with translation MIEKIRNFLNETRSELRKVTWPTRDELKGSTQIVIIATFVVTLFIGVVDQVLTLIIRRLLGW, from the coding sequence ATGATCGAGAAGATCCGGAATTTCCTGAACGAAACGCGCAGCGAACTGCGCAAGGTGACCTGGCCGACCCGCGACGAGCTCAAGGGATCGACCCAGATCGTCATCATTGCGACCTTCGTCGTGACCCTGTTCATCGGGGTCGTCGACCAGGTGCTCACGCTGATCATAAGGCGGCTGCTCGGGTGGTGA